From a region of the Helianthus annuus cultivar XRQ/B chromosome 5, HanXRQr2.0-SUNRISE, whole genome shotgun sequence genome:
- the LOC110942975 gene encoding uncharacterized protein LOC110942975 yields MSWGWRKILSIRHIIRPHIWSSIKSGAQTNVWSDMWCSLSPLSSFITPRAIAKAGFSLRSTVADMVDQNGNWRWPQAWLDLFPVLITTSVPFLVPNAMDRLVWKNLEGKTCDFRSAVVWDTIRKRENQVLWADMVWYSQCIPRHSFHLWLAFRNKLKTQDRLAVWEAGSHTKWNLMCCPLCNFDRDSRDHLFFRCAFAAQVWNEVKKLVSLGNVDDSWYSVVSWVEQHAKSKNVDHIVCKLLIAASSYYIWQERNNRLFKNIKRTVDQVAEVIKNTVRLRLMGFRFRVASTKERILKTWKIEDIDTDPG; encoded by the coding sequence ATGAGTTGGGGGTGGCGAAAGATTTTGTCCATCCGTCACATCATTCGGCCTCACATATGGTCTTCTATTAAGAGTGGGGCTCAAACTAATGTATGGAGTGACATGTGGTGTTCGCTAAGTCCCCTGAGCTCGTTTATCACGCCAAGGGCAATTGCTAAAGCTGGCTTTTCTTTACGGTCTACGGTTGCGGATATGGTTGATCAGAATGGTAATTGGAGATGGCCTCAGGCGTGGCTAGATCTTTTTCCGGTGTTAATTACAACATCGGTTCCTTTTCTGGTGCCTAATGCTATGGATAGATTGGTTTGGAAAAACTTGGAGGGAAAGACATGTGATTTTCGCTCAGCAGTTGTTTGGGATACAATTCGGAAACGTGAAAATCAGGTGTTATGGGCTGATATGGTTTGGTATTCTCAATGCATTCCGCGACATTCATTTCACTTATGGTTGGCATTTAGAAACAAACTAAAAACGCAGGATAGATTGGCAGTGTGGGAAGCGGGTAGTCACACCAAATGGAACCTGATGTGTTGTCCGTTGTGTAATTTTGATCGCGATAGTCGGGACCATTTATTTTTCAGGTGTGCCTTTGCGGCTCAAGTCTGGAACGAGGTGAAAAAATTGGTTAGTTTGGGCAATGTTGACGATTCGTGGTACTCGGTTGTATCTTGGGTGGAGCAACATGCTAAATCCAAGAATGTGGATCACATTGTGTGCAAGTTATTGATAGCGGCTTCTTCTTATTATATATGGCAAGAGAGAAACAACAGGCTTTTCAAGAATATCAAGAGGACGGTAGATCAAGTGGCTGAGGTGATTAAGAATACGGTTCGTCTGCGGCTCATGGGCTTCAGATTTCGGGTGGCGTCTACGAAGGAGAGAATACTCAAGACTTGGAAGATCGAAGATATAGATACGGATCCGGGCTAG